A region from the Lycium barbarum isolate Lr01 chromosome 8, ASM1917538v2, whole genome shotgun sequence genome encodes:
- the LOC132607625 gene encoding F-box/kelch-repeat protein At3g23880-like: MYEEPLHIPTDLAFVGEDPFCIGYQILGSCDGLFCTACDFEDLFLWNPSTTELKNLPPLGINLHLKEEGNDFSYGFGYIECQSDYRVVEIVENKCNNCYKNDVSVYSLRTNSWKMIQECPNVNFLDQADKFVNGKLHWVVADPDRYRVSGRNSTCKIKTDVWVTKEYESWTKVASIPLKIYDAWPIFISQNDEILVHDGSSLVWYNTRDNTFVRPVNQIHCISANNFSGCYGAVTHVFENQSSPGAGCFLNLIVGIPDVDNVMQLLEFVDSSFYVRHPVDSDGKTNDLIK, from the exons ATGTATGAAGAACCTTTACACATACCTACTGATCTTGCTTTTGTTGGGGAAGATCCATTTTGTATAGGATATCAAATCTTGGGTTCATGTGATGGATTGTTCTGTACTGCTTGTGATTTTGAGGATTTGTTTCTATGGAATCCATCTACAACAGAGTTGAAAAACTTGCCCCCTTTAGGAATTAATCTGCATCTTAAAGAAGAGGGTAATGATTTTTCTTATGGATTTGGTTATATTGAGTGTCAAAGTGATTACAGAGTTGTAGAAATTGTGGAAAACAAATGCAATAATTGTTATAAGAATGATGTTAGTGTTTATAGTTTGAGAACTAATTCTTGGAAAATGATTCAAGAATGcccaaatgtcaactttttgGATCAAGCTGATAAATTTGTAAATGGAAAACTTCATTGGGTGGTCGCCGATCCGGATCGTTATCGTGTTAGTGGTAGGAATTCCACATG CAAGATCAAGACGGATGTGTGGGTAACGAAGGAGTATGAGTCATGGACCAAGGTGGCTTCGATCCCCTTGAAAATCTATGACGCTTGGCCAATTTTCATCTCCCAGAATGACGAAATTTTAGTGCATGATGGTTCAAGTTTAGTGTGGTACAATACAAGAGATAACACCTTTGTGCGTCCAGTGAATCAGATTCATTGTATTTCTGCAAACAACTTTAGT GGTTGCTATGGAGCTGTGACACATGTTTTTGAAAACCAGTCATCACCGGGAGCTGGCTGCTTTTTGAATCTCATAGTTGGGATTCCAGATGTAGATAACGTAATGCAACTTCTCGAATTTGTTGACTCTAGCTTTTATGTAAGGCATCCAGTGGACAGTGATGGAAAGACAAATGATTTGATCAAATGA